From Scyliorhinus canicula chromosome 15, sScyCan1.1, whole genome shotgun sequence:
gggtactgtaaaaaaaatttttttatatttttaaagcTATTTCATGTCCCTATCTATATTTCGATCGCTGTAGAATGATAttaaggatgatgtggagatgccggcattggactggggtgagcacagtaagacgtcttacaacaccaggttaaagtccaacaggtttgtttcaaatctaggaaggagcagtgctccaaaagctagtgatttggaacaaacctgttggaatttaacctggtgttgtaagacttcttactgatattGGAGATAACCAATGCTTTTAACTTACTGGTTTGCTGCCTGTAAGAATACCTAAAAGTCATTGGCTGCCGACCTTGATTGATAACATCACTGTCACAGGATGCCTGGAGATATCCTTGACTGGGCCTCAGATTAAGACTGACATTGGGAAGGGGGAATCAGTGTCACAGATATCACTATATCTTTGCGGACAACTTTCATTGAGGTCAATGGTGACATTTCACTGCCATTTGTAAACTCTGGGCCATTcaccttaaatgaaatgaaaatcacttattgtcacgagtaggtttcaatgaagttactgtgcaaagcccctagtcgccacattccagcgcctgtttggggaggctggtacaggaattgaactgtgctgctggcctgccttggtctgctttcaacgccagcgatttagcccagtgtgtttgaTTGAGTGTTAAGTTGAGTTGGTCAGATAAATTCAGGAATCCAATGAATTAAACCTTGTCTATTTGAGTAACGGGTGACCTATTTTTAGCTGTTTTACTGTGGATTCAACACAAATTAATGTAACAAGGAGCCAGTGTACaagatttctctctccacagaaactGGCAGACCTCCTAAATCATTGCAGCAGTTTCCATTTTTatatcaggtttccagcatccgcagtattttgctttcactgGCTGAGATATGGTGGAGTGGCGACAAGGTGATAGACTTTAGCTAATAGGCTAGTCTGGAGCATCATCAGTCCAGGGTAAGTAACAACAATGTCAAATGAAAGTTCTCAAAAGTATGAAGAGCTGTGATAAAATAAACAGGCAAGAACTATTTCCACTGGGGGCATAATATTTTAAAGAACAACTCAAAAGAACAAAGTCAGAGGTTGGTAGTTTTATTGAATGCAGTGGATTAATAGGCTACATGTCGCTGATGGGGAACCTCGGCTAGTGAGTGAGCCGCGTGAGCAGCCCTCCTTCATCGCTGTGGGCCGCAAGATTAAATCAGGTTTGTTCACTCACCCTGACCCACATGaataaaattaaatacatttaatgcacGCCAAATATTTTgtaatgagttatagaaaatgcttcatcattgatatattaatagaactgtcaccaacatcaaatggtaaaaacaaaataaatatttacactttgggcacaaagggagagcacggctctcacagtcaatgttgtgagcaatcagcactcacctcacttcactctccctcgctttaCCAGTCATACTGGCAGGAACGAAACAGGCAGacggaaatcagtggaatgtggcagACCTTGCCCGTGGCCAAAGGTCAACAaaatgtcaacaaaatgtctcttgGATTGAACTTGGAACCCAAATGTACCGTAGGTGGCCTCCCCGGCcacaggttgcccatcactgctgtCTGTGAGGACAGCAGATTCCATAAGAGGTTTCAAAGTGAAAAGAGTAgatatttaaaaaaggaacaaCTCAGGaaggatatggggctggattctcccaaaatggggctatccctccccccctcccctgaagatTCCTGTGAAAAAGTGGAGCAGATTCACTGagctgcagggggcgagcagggtcCCAGAGTAGTTCAcgtagctttagctgtggataacCCGCACTTCTGGTTTTGAGTCCGCACATgagcacggtggcggcctccagctgcCGTGCCGACCACCATGGCAGATTCAGACCGTGGAGGCAGATTGAAAATgtagacccccccttccccccccccccccccccccccacccctgtcggCCGTGCGCCTGAAGATCCGACCACGCCGACCTGTCCCCCGGCCGCCTAGAaggtcccccgcccccccggtgTCCGATTCCCTATGCCCCCCAACCCCACTAGGGCgggcgcggactgagtccgcagccgccatgccagcatcccgaccggtgATAGGTGGTTGGAacaacgccatcgggaacttggccggttgggAGCGGGGGATCGTTGgactggcctctgtcaatgggccccgaGCCGCGTGGAGTACTCCGCGATCATGTCGCGGGCCCGGTTTCGGCATttaattggattctccgcccttgtggcacggggctgcggagaatcctgcccatggagagagagcaggggatTGATACTAAATGAACGGGCTCTTTACAGAACCAGCAAAAGGAAAACAGGTCAATTGCCTCTCATTGTGTTGCAAAGACGTATGATTGGACCAATGtatgaaaaatatatatttatagacAGTGTTTGTAAATCATTATTAATATTTACCAACAATTCCTTCAACTCTCGTGGCTTTCTTCAATGCCCACTCTAAGTGAAGCCAGTTGTAAAGTCACAGTCTTGCTCCGATTTAATCTTAACGTATTCACAAAGTAAGAAGGTGCCAAAATTAACTCTGTCCATTTTAATTCCCCAGGATGAAGCTGACTCACATGCTGGTATTTGCAGCCCTGTTTGGGGGAGGTGCCTGTCAGTACACTTATGGATATTTCAATTGGCTCTCGCGTATTATGGGATATTCTCGATCATACAGTAATCGCTATTTTGAGGCGGAGCTGGAGCCTCCATTGCCAACCGATTGCCCTGCTGAGTGCACGTGTCCGCGGATCTTTCCCAAGGCTATGTACTGTGACACTCGCAGATTCAAATATATCCCCAAGGTGCCAGCCCGGATGAAGTACGTTTACCTGCAGAACAATCAGATTGATGGTGTTCCAGAAGGAGTGTTTGACAATGCCACCAACCTGGTCTGGGTCGTCCTCCATGGGAATAAAATCTCCAATGAAAAGATAGGCACCAATGTATTCTCCAAGCTGACAAACCTGGAGCGAGTATACTTAGACCATAACAACCTGAGCACAATTCCTTTCCCCTTGCCAAAGTCGCTGAGGGAACTGAGAGTTGCGGGGAACATGATTTCAAAGGTTCCACCCAATGCATTGGAAGGGCTCGACAACTTAACGATGCTACTGCTGAACGACAATCAGCTGGAAGATATTGGAGGGTCCCTCAAAGTTTTGAAGTCTTTATCCTTCTTGGACCTCAGCAACAACCATCTGAAGAAGCTTCCTGATGTACTTCCAAACTCACTCCACCAGCTTTACCTGGATTTCAATCACATCAGTGTCATTCCCAATGAATACTTCAAGCAATTTCCTAAACTTCAGTATGCAAGGATGTCAAATAATGAACTGACAGATAACGGGATACCTTTGAACACATTTAATGTGTCCAGTTTAATTGAGTTGGATCTCTCACATAATAAACTGCAGAAGATTCCTCCTGTCAACGAGAACTTGGAAAACCTGTACCTTCATGCCAACAAGATCAAAGGTGAGTGGGATAGGACTCCATTATGAATGGGCTACCATGCTCTCCTAAACGTTTTCACTGATGTTGACCCCAAAGGGGAGgtggtgacgtagtggtattgtcactgggctagtaatctagagaccaagggtaatgctctggtgacccagtttcaaatcccaccacagtagattgtgaaatttgaattcaataaaaagaaatctgaaattaaaagcctaatgatgaccaggaacccattattgattgttgtttttaaaaaaaaacatctggttcactaatgtggtcaagggaaggaaatctgtcgcccttacctggtctggcctacatgtggctccaatgtggttgacccttaactggccCTCAGGTCAacggcaatcagggatgggcaacaagtgccgGCCGTACCAGTACTGCCCACATCCGCTGAAGGAATAAAGGAAATTCCTAACTGTCCCCGTCCACAACTTGTTACCAATAATAGAGAAGCTGGGAAATATTATCCTTCCCATCCTCACTACAGAATTTGAGTGCAAGAACTCAAAGCTCTCTGAGGGATTGTCAGGGGTCATGTCTTTTGGATCAAAGCCTGAAGCCCTGCCTGTTTTCTCAAGTGAACGTAAAATCTGCTCTATCTGCAAGGAAAGCAGAGGAGTTATCCCAGTGCCCTGGACAACATTTATCCTTCGATCAGCATCACAAAAGCTGAACATATGGTCATTATCGcatcgctgtttgtgggaacttgtagcatataaattggctgctgtgtatcCTACATTACTTCAGtgaatacacttcaaaagtacatcattggctgtGTAGCACTTGGGACATCCCATGGACGTGGAAATGCTGCATAAATGTGAGGTTTTTTTTCACCTGAAGTAAAGCTACATTTCAGGAGCGAATATTGAACAGTGTCCATTGCCATGTCATACTGCCACTCACTTCACCACATTGTCCACAGAGAATTAAATCTAACGCTACCAATTAACTAATATCACACATCTACTTAATAAAAACTAAAGGAAACCTCAGTTGACTATTCATAGGTGGcgttaaatgtattaaaattggCTACAATGTCCCTTGGACTAGCAGAGAAAATAACAATCAACTGCTCAACATTTCCTGCTAACTCCCTTTTTCACTCTTTGCACGAGAGGTTGTCACGAGGTCAGGGTAATGTTTAGCTGTGATGTCCCCTCTTAACAATAGGTTTCGACACTCAATATTTAGTGCCACACATGAAAAGCGGCCATTTGGACCAAGTGCAAGATGCTGGTTATAGGTACAATCCATTGTGGAATTATACCCCAGAGAacacgcagcacggtagcattgtggatagcacaatcgcttcacagctccagggtcccaggttcgattccgacttgggtcactgtctgtgcggagtctgcacgttcaccccgtgtgtgcgtgggtttcctccgggtgctccggtttcctcccacagtccaaagatgtgcaggttaggtggattggccatgataaattgcctttagtgtccaaaattgc
This genomic window contains:
- the LOC119978081 gene encoding fibromodulin-like isoform X1, translated to MRHLSWSKANRSFNAKFRMKLTHMLVFAALFGGGACQYTYGYFNWLSRIMGYSRSYSNRYFEAELEPPLPTDCPAECTCPRIFPKAMYCDTRRFKYIPKVPARMKYVYLQNNQIDGVPEGVFDNATNLVWVVLHGNKISNEKIGTNVFSKLTNLERVYLDHNNLSTIPFPLPKSLRELRVAGNMISKVPPNALEGLDNLTMLLLNDNQLEDIGGSLKVLKSLSFLDLSNNHLKKLPDVLPNSLHQLYLDFNHISVIPNEYFKQFPKLQYARMSNNELTDNGIPLNTFNVSSLIELDLSHNKLQKIPPVNENLENLYLHANKIKEFTVDSFCKTMGWMSFSKIQVIRLDGNSIRQDNIPPEMHQCLRRARIINI
- the LOC119978081 gene encoding fibromodulin-like isoform X2, translated to MKLTHMLVFAALFGGGACQYTYGYFNWLSRIMGYSRSYSNRYFEAELEPPLPTDCPAECTCPRIFPKAMYCDTRRFKYIPKVPARMKYVYLQNNQIDGVPEGVFDNATNLVWVVLHGNKISNEKIGTNVFSKLTNLERVYLDHNNLSTIPFPLPKSLRELRVAGNMISKVPPNALEGLDNLTMLLLNDNQLEDIGGSLKVLKSLSFLDLSNNHLKKLPDVLPNSLHQLYLDFNHISVIPNEYFKQFPKLQYARMSNNELTDNGIPLNTFNVSSLIELDLSHNKLQKIPPVNENLENLYLHANKIKEFTVDSFCKTMGWMSFSKIQVIRLDGNSIRQDNIPPEMHQCLRRARIINI